One Fontisphaera persica DNA window includes the following coding sequences:
- a CDS encoding ArnT family glycosyltransferase — translation MSGIQEWIYHWTEGAGNRWLKFALLLMSVVALAAVYDVRAWRNFEQPAAMEQAQLGRHLARGEGYVTRSIQPLAVYLLQKQAVRQAEEARRKLPADESQWTPEQRQAFDRLLAPAQLGGPMPEIHHPPLYPLLLAGLMKLWPLDEVAPPDNRPARPLPELAIVLLNQALFFVLVWLAYTLARRLFDEGVAWLTAVVLMGTELLWRFTMSGGSTVLVMVWVLALVWCLVWLERGAEEFYSGWRMTALAALTGLVLGAGVLTRYAFAWLAVPVAVFVVAHLGVRRWLALAVTLLLAGAVVAPWLWRNYQLTGAFFGTASYVLYEGTPSFPASTLPRSLEPDFTHVEALDLPLKLVQGLRQVIPEDLPRLGGTWVSAFFLVGLLVPFRRPVLSRLRLFSLLALVLLAAAQALITSPRTTSREVSSENVLVWLTPLVIMFGVALFFTLLDQARAAVWEARPLFVGAFILVAVAPLVVKLLPPRAPMMAYPPYAPRVIQAVSAWMKPDELMMSDIPWAVAWYGQRTCIWLPLNSEGDFQAIHRRQPIHALYLTPQTLDNRFLTQWVQGENQGWGMFIAQCLLRQEVPSGFPLKHAYADLFPEQLFLTDRERWKTPTAP, via the coding sequence ATGTCGGGCATCCAGGAATGGATTTATCATTGGACGGAAGGCGCGGGCAACCGCTGGCTGAAGTTCGCCTTGTTGTTGATGAGTGTGGTGGCGCTGGCCGCTGTTTATGATGTGCGGGCCTGGCGCAATTTCGAGCAGCCGGCAGCCATGGAGCAGGCCCAGTTGGGCCGCCACCTGGCCCGCGGCGAAGGCTATGTCACCCGCTCCATTCAGCCGCTGGCGGTTTATTTGCTGCAGAAACAAGCCGTGCGCCAGGCCGAGGAGGCCCGCCGCAAACTGCCCGCCGACGAATCCCAATGGACGCCCGAGCAGCGGCAGGCTTTCGACCGGCTGCTGGCGCCGGCACAGCTTGGCGGTCCCATGCCCGAAATCCATCACCCCCCGCTCTATCCGCTCCTGCTGGCCGGGCTGATGAAGTTGTGGCCCCTGGACGAAGTGGCGCCCCCCGACAATCGTCCCGCCCGGCCGCTGCCGGAGCTGGCCATTGTGCTCCTGAATCAGGCGTTGTTTTTTGTGCTGGTCTGGCTGGCGTACACCCTGGCGCGGCGGTTGTTTGATGAAGGCGTGGCGTGGCTGACGGCCGTGGTGTTGATGGGCACCGAGCTGCTGTGGCGTTTCACGATGAGCGGCGGCTCCACGGTTTTGGTGATGGTGTGGGTGCTGGCGCTGGTCTGGTGCCTGGTCTGGCTGGAGCGGGGAGCGGAGGAGTTTTACAGCGGCTGGCGCATGACAGCGCTGGCAGCGCTGACCGGCCTGGTGCTCGGCGCCGGCGTGTTGACACGCTATGCCTTTGCCTGGCTGGCCGTGCCGGTGGCGGTGTTTGTGGTGGCGCACCTGGGCGTGCGCCGCTGGCTGGCGCTGGCCGTCACCCTGCTGCTGGCCGGCGCGGTGGTGGCGCCGTGGTTGTGGCGCAATTATCAGTTGACCGGCGCATTTTTCGGCACAGCCAGTTATGTGCTCTATGAAGGCACGCCCAGTTTTCCCGCTTCCACGCTGCCCCGCTCGCTGGAGCCGGACTTTACGCATGTGGAGGCGCTGGACCTGCCGCTCAAACTGGTGCAGGGCCTGCGACAGGTAATCCCGGAAGACCTGCCGCGGCTGGGCGGCACGTGGGTGAGCGCGTTTTTCCTGGTGGGTCTGCTGGTGCCCTTCCGGCGGCCGGTATTGTCGCGCCTGCGGCTCTTCAGCTTGCTGGCCCTAGTGTTGCTGGCGGCCGCGCAGGCCTTGATAACCTCGCCGCGTACCACCAGCCGGGAGGTGTCCAGCGAGAACGTGCTGGTATGGCTGACACCACTGGTCATCATGTTTGGCGTGGCGTTGTTCTTTACGCTGCTGGACCAGGCGCGGGCCGCCGTCTGGGAGGCGCGGCCGCTGTTCGTGGGGGCCTTCATCCTCGTGGCGGTGGCCCCCTTGGTGGTCAAACTGCTGCCGCCGCGCGCGCCCATGATGGCTTATCCACCCTACGCCCCGCGGGTGATTCAAGCCGTCTCCGCCTGGATGAAGCCCGATGAATTGATGATGAGCGACATTCCCTGGGCGGTGGCCTGGTACGGCCAGCGCACCTGCATCTGGCTGCCGCTCAATTCGGAAGGGGATTTTCAGGCCATTCACCGCCGACAACCCATTCACGCGCTTTACCTCACGCCCCAGACGCTCGACAACCGCTTCCTCACGCAATGGGTCCAGGGCGAAAATCAGGGCTGGGGCATGTTCATCGCGCAATGTCTCTTGCGCCAGGAGGTGCCCTCCGGATTTCCCTTGAAGCACGCCTACGCGGATTTATTCCCGGAGCAGCTCTTCCTCACCGACCGCGAGCGGTGGAAAACGCCGACCGCGCCCTAG
- the pal gene encoding peptidoglycan-associated lipoprotein Pal produces MNRLTASIWLSLGLALIVLLGEGCRRRPTALTYIPGHSRSVTNELAGLMDDAGRAAQPPGSTGTGLKPGATDVGSIPLPDRSRRENMNEDREYFKNQTVYFDFDKSAVRASERGKVQAVAEALKKRPEASVEVEGHCDERGTEEYNRSLGERRALSIREYLILLGISSERIFTVSFGEDKPAVPGHNEAAWSKNRRGEFILLTPKP; encoded by the coding sequence ATGAACCGCCTCACCGCATCCATCTGGTTGAGTTTGGGTCTGGCTTTGATTGTGCTGCTGGGCGAGGGTTGCCGGCGACGGCCCACCGCCCTGACCTACATTCCGGGCCACAGCCGCAGTGTCACCAACGAACTGGCCGGCCTCATGGACGATGCCGGACGCGCCGCGCAACCGCCCGGCTCCACCGGCACCGGCCTCAAACCCGGCGCCACGGACGTTGGCTCCATCCCGCTGCCGGACCGCTCCCGCCGCGAAAACATGAACGAAGACCGCGAGTATTTCAAAAACCAGACCGTTTATTTTGACTTCGACAAGTCCGCCGTCCGCGCCAGCGAGCGCGGCAAGGTGCAGGCCGTGGCCGAGGCCCTGAAAAAACGGCCGGAGGCTTCCGTGGAAGTGGAAGGCCATTGCGATGAGCGCGGCACCGAGGAATACAACCGCTCCCTGGGCGAGCGCCGCGCGCTGTCCATCCGCGAGTACCTGATTTTGCTGGGCATCTCCAGCGAACGCATCTTCACCGTCAGTTTCGGCGAAGACAAACCTGCCGTGCCGGGCCACAACGAAGCGGCCTGGTCCAAAAACCGGCGGGGCGAGTTTATTTTGTTAACCCCCAAACCGTAA
- a CDS encoding OmpA family protein produces the protein MKKYLSLLLTLSLAATLAVSSGCTKKSNKPVTGLPAKTGTGASGATGTGTGAEQVPALPGSNQSPSGTPLSGNPFEQPSRAGLEGMTPDREALKNYTVYFEFDRSAVRQSEQPKVQAVAGVLKAQPDTKLQIEGHCDERGTEEYNRSLGERRALALREFLINLGIDGNRIYTVSFGEDKPAVQGHNEEAWSKNRRGEFILYRKP, from the coding sequence ATGAAAAAATATCTGTCCCTGCTTCTCACCCTGAGTCTGGCGGCCACGCTCGCGGTCTCCTCCGGCTGCACGAAAAAGAGCAACAAACCGGTGACCGGCCTGCCCGCCAAGACCGGCACCGGCGCCTCGGGCGCCACCGGCACGGGCACCGGCGCGGAGCAGGTTCCCGCCCTGCCCGGCAGCAACCAGTCACCCAGCGGCACGCCCCTGTCCGGCAATCCTTTTGAACAGCCTTCCCGCGCCGGCCTGGAAGGCATGACGCCGGACCGCGAGGCGCTCAAGAATTACACCGTCTATTTCGAGTTTGACCGCTCCGCTGTGCGCCAGAGCGAGCAGCCCAAGGTGCAGGCCGTGGCCGGCGTGCTCAAGGCGCAGCCCGACACCAAGCTGCAAATTGAAGGCCATTGCGATGAGCGCGGCACCGAGGAATACAACCGCTCCCTGGGCGAGCGGCGCGCGCTGGCCCTGCGCGAGTTCCTCATCAACCTGGGCATTGACGGCAACCGCATCTACACCGTCAGCTTTGGCGAGGACAAACCCGCCGTCCAGGGCCACAACGAGGAAGCCTGGTCCAAAAACCGCCGCGGCGAGTTCATTCTCTACCGCAAGCCTTGA